TATGGGTGCAGACCTCACTTTGAGGCATAAACCTCCCTCAAATGATAGCAGTGCAGAAGGAATGATGGAGGAGGCCATAACTGTGCCTTCCTGCCAAAGACCAGCACTGTGACCACACATCTTCCTCAGCAATCCCTCTGCATGTCCACCTTGCCAGTTCAATTCACCTAAACTGCCCACAGGTTCCTGATCCAAAGGAAGGTTGTAACGCAGCTGCCTCGAACCCACAAACACGGGCTCCAGCCCGCCCAGCGCTGCTGGAGGTACGGGGCTGTGGGATACCTCCATTCCCGAAAGGAGCAGGGCGAGGCGGTGCCGGTACAGCCCGTTCCGCAGCACGGCACTGAGCGGGGAAGCAGAGGTACCCGTGGAGTAGCGAGGACATCCCGGCCCAGCCGCCATCCCGAGAGGAGGCGGCAGCAGAGCGCCGTGCCCTTTCGGCACTACCGAACCGCTCCTCCCAGCGCCGCTCCCGTCTCCCCGCTGGCGGGACCGCTCTGCAGCCCGTCGGAGCGGGTGCCATCCCCGCAGCCGCGGCTCAGCCCATCCAGGGCTGCCTGCCGTTCGTCCCGGCGCCCTGTTCCTCTCGGGCTGGCAGCCCGCCGCCTGTAGCCCCGCTGCCCGGCTCTCGCTCCTCGGGGCGGCTACGCGGGGCAGCGCGGCGCACCCCGTAGGCGAGGGGCAGAGCGGCCCCGGGCCCGGCCGGCGCCCCGCACGCCCAACTCGGCGGCCGCCGGGAGGGGCCGTGGTTGGGGCGGCGGCTGCCGCGCcgcccgtcccgtcccgccccCTGGCTGCTCGGCCCGGCGGAGCTCCCGCTGCCGGCTCCCCGCCCCTCGCCCCTCGCCGTCGCCCCGCCTGGCGGATGGCCGGAGCGCGGGGCCGTGCCGCCTGCATGCGGCGTCCGCAGCGGCggccggggccgggggcggcACAGGCGGGCAGCGGCGCGCACGGCCGCGCGGGGCGCCCGTCGCCATGGCAGCGCTTGCTCCGGCGAGAGGTAAGACGAGTCCCGGCTGCCCGCCGTCGCCTCCGCGTCGCCGCCGCCCTCGGCCCCCGCGCGAGGCAACGGTGCCGGGCACGGCAGCGCCCCGCGGCCCCGCGGCTGccacggcccggcccggcccggctcgggGCCGCCCGACCTGCCCTTCCGCCCCTCCGGCCGCTGCAGAGCTCGGGCTGCCGGGCGGGGGGCGAAGGAGAAGGTGGCGGGGGCACCTGGCTCCCGTCGCTCCGATTTTCGCCGCGCTTCCCATCAATTATTCCacccccccctctccccccttccccctcatCCCGCAGACCCCCCGCCTCGCCCTCCCCGAATCACAGCCCCACGAGTTTCCCTCTCCCCGCAGTCCGGCTCCCCCTGCTCAGAGACTTGGCTGAAGGGCGGTGTGGAGCTAGCGGCTCTGGTCGGGGCAGGGTGGGCTTACAGAGCCGGCCATTCGGCAGCGCATCCTAAGAGGCTCTACGGATGCTGGAGGACCACGGCTCCGAGCGGTGTAGGGCCCCCGAGCCAGCAGGAGCCGGAGGGCTCCTTCCTCATCCAGGAACAGCGTGGGCCACTGGAGCAAGCTTTGTGGGAAGGGCAGCAGATGGAGAGACTGCAGGAAGATTCCTTCCCCGGGGATTATCAGGGCTGGCCGACATCCAAACTGCACGCAAAGGGCACAGGCCTCACTGCCACTCCGGTAGTTTTTAGGGGGAaaagatgggatgggatgaagtGGGAGCAGCTCAGAGCCAGCCACAACaacctgctgtgagcagggagaaaaggaataaaagccTCAGTCGGTCCAGAGGCTGAAGAAATGCATTGACCCAGAAGGATGAGAAGGGTGGGAATTGAGCCACTGTTTGGGCTTCAGGCACTGATCCACCCACAGGCAGACTGGGTTTGCACTGTATAGGACAAGGTGCAGAGCAGGCCTTTGTTCCTAGAGCACACTGCGTGGGCATACCCCATAGGTGAAGGCAGGAGAGAggctgagctggcagcactggagTTGCAGGCAGAGGTGAGCAGTCACAGGGCCACCTACAACTGGGCTCCGGACAATGAGGCTGGTTCTACAGAAACTTGAAGTGTGATGGCCAGGAAACTTGTGCTTTAGGGCCACGGGACTGCAGCGAGGTGCTGGAGCCACAGATTGCAACCCTCGGTGGGATGGgacagctgctgccagaggaGAGTGGAGATCTAAAGACTGGCGTGGATTTGGGAGCTGTACATCAGGAGTGAGAGATGTGTGAGGAGAGCAAAACTGGAACGGCAGGGAGCTGCACAGATAGGGCCGTCGGTTATAAGAATGGCATTATTAATGTTTTGGGTGGGGAGCCTAAGACTGGAATAGCAGGGAGCACAGTGTCTGGCAGCCAGTCTCAGCTGAGGGACTGGCACCAATCTGGGCCCTCTGTTCTCTGAAAGGCAAGGgggagagctctgcagagcttaAATCGTGACAGCGTGTTTGTGTGagcaaggagagaaagggagatttGAGGAGATAGTATGAtcttaaattactttttctcttttctttcttctacagGGAACCTCATACCCTGAATCTCCAAGGGAACCTTTGTAAAGGATTGCCCCCTCCCTGCCATCTCCTCATTGTTCGTCAGCTCTGCCCTTCGCTTCACAGGGAAGCTTGAAAAAGCACACTGAGCCCTGGAGGGCAGCGAAACAGACAATGCAGTGAGAGTGCCACAGGGGCTTCCTTAGGGAGCTCTCGGAATCCTTCTCCTCACCCTGTTGATGGCTCTCTGACTGACTTAGCAGGCATCTGGCCACAGGTGTACCATTTACTGAAGGGTTTTACACCATCGTGCATGCACCATTCCCACTATTTCTGTGGGACCTTTGTCCtgcttcctgttttctctgACACTCTCTATTAGCCACTGGGCTAAAGGTGCCTGCTGCTGTCAAACTCTTTGGAGCCCCAGCAGCCCTTGTTTTGTTTGAGGCCTTCACCAGTCCCTGGAGAAGGTGTTCCCTCAGACAGAAGGTGTCTGGGAAGCACACAGAGTAAGGAGagccttttttggggggggaagagtggaggaaaggaatgaaatagatggggaggaaaagaaaaagtgagcaTGAGAGACTGAGGGAAGAAGCGCTGGCAAGCtttcatgagaaagaaaggaggtggaagaaagaaaaggaaagagaacaacagaaaaaaacaggagaaagagatCAAGTGTAAGTAATATAAAcgaacaaaaggaaaagggaggacTGGGAGTGAGACAGAGATGCAGGCTGTTCTGCCTCGTGCCTGATGATAATGCCTTGAGGAGGTCCTGCAGTGTGCATACGCCTtgcatcagcacagcagcagatgagGAGGGACGTGGTTCCCCCAGTGCGAAGTCTCATTCATTCTCTTACAGTAACCCAGAGGCAGGAAGAAGGTGCAGCCTAGCAGGGGGACAGCATGGGGGACTCTGAATCAGAGTCCACCTTGCACAACAATTCACTGTGGTGGCTGGCATGTGGGATGTTAGCCCTGCTGGCCAACTCTTGGATTATCCTCAGCATCACGGCCaagcaacagaaacacaagcccctggagctgctgctgtgcttccttgCTGGGACTCACATCCTCATGGCAGCAGTGCCCCTCACTACGTACGCTGTGGTGCAGCTGCGGCGTGAGTCCTCTAACTATGACTGGAATGAGAGCATCTGTAAGGTCTTTGTGTCTACATACTACACCCTGGCGCTGGCCACCTGCTTTACTGTGGCCTCCCTTTCCTACCACCGAATGTGGATGGTGAGGTGGCCAGTCAACTACCGGCTGAGCAATGCCAAGAAGCAGGCTCTGCATGCAGTCATGGGGATCTGGATGGTATCATTCATCCTCTCCACCCTGCCCTCCATTGGCTGGCACAACAACGGCGAGCGGTACTACGCTCGTGGCTGCCAGTTCATTGTCAGCAAGATAGGTCTGGGCTTTGGCGTCTGCTTTAGCCTCCTGCTCCTTGGAGGAATCGTCATGGGCTTGGTGTGCGTAGGGATCACCTTCTACCAGACCCTGTGGGCGCACAGAAGGCGACGGCAGTGCTGCCATCAGAGGCCAGAGGAAGCATCGTCCTGCTCATCAGCACACAACACTTTCAATGTGCCAGCCATCGTGGTGGAGGATGTACGAGGCAAAAGGAGGTCCTCGCTGGATGGTTCCGAGTCAGCCAAGACCTCCTTGCAGATGACCAACCTCATCAGCGCAATTGTCTTCCTGTACGACACGCTCACGGGGGTGCCCATCTTGGTAAGCAGCAggttcttcctttcccttcacaATATGTAGTTAAACcagatttccatttctctcaGGTTTGAAAGAAGAAACTCCATCTTCCATCCACCAGCCAAAGCGTCACCATATCTGAATCTGTGCTATTCAGAGGGACAGTTTGAAAAAGGTTGCAGTAGTTCTCTCACCCTTCCACAGGAACATTTATTTAAGACAAGTCTGAGCCTGGGGAATATATACCACACCACAGCTAAAGCCACTGTGAGAGTTTTAAGCGGCCTATAGGAGACCAGAGAGGAAATCATTCTGTAAATGTACCGGGGAATTTACCTTGGTAAAAAGGATGAGATTGCTTTTATTCCAATTTGTTTCTGGAAATCCGATGCACCAGCTTTAAAAGCTGGTGCAGAgaggtttattttccttctgctatgTTTGCAGTCAGCATTCAGGTTTTCACTGGCGGGTTTATTCCCTGCAAAACTGGAGAGCGGAGGAAGTTCTCAATAGGAACCATTAAGAGAACAGAGGCTTAGTCACaggattttatctttttctcttgttttttgtttgtttgtttgttttttttcctgtggctgTGTCCTTTGTTTGTGCCTATTTAGCTCAAGCTCTTAGCATAGGGAAGAAGGGATGCTAACACCAAGTCTCGTATTAGAGAGATCACAGCTCAGAGTATGCTCCAGCAAACCTGCAGAAACCCAGGAACGTTTTCTTCAAAGGCGTATGCGTACTAACTTGACAAGCCCTTTAATGACAGATTATATTCTACTACAGAGGTGACTCCtgttttccccctccttttatCTACATGCCTGTCTTCTTTCACAATCTtgtttctcccttctctctcaaAGGTTGTGAGCTTTTTTAGCCTGCGCTATGACACGGCGCCCACTTGGATGGTCCTGGCTGTGCTCTGGTGCTCCATGGTGCAGACTCTGCTTCTCCCCTCTTTTATCTGGTCCTGCGAGCGCTACCGAGCAGATCTCCGCACCATCTGGGAGCAGTGTGTGGCTATCATGTCTGAGGAAGATGGAGATGATGGTAAGGCCCTCACCACCCCTCAGTCACCTTATCAGTAACCCCATTCTCAAAAGACTACAGAGGAGAAAGTTGCCTCCTTTGGGAAAAGGACATAAGGGCACTGGGAGAGAGATGGGTGGGTATATGGGATTTGTGTTAGAGCCTAAAGGCAACAACTGTGAGAAAATGTattctggagaaggctctgacATTTACTTGCTGCCTTAGCACTCACTAGCATCCCCAAAAATACGTGCAGTAGATGTGAGTGACATGTAGCTGTCAAACCATAGTGAAAGACACAGCAGCCCTCAAGCCAACCAGCTGGCCCAAAGATTCAAGTCATGGCAGGGAAAGATTCCAAAGTGAGACAGATGAAATGAGGTGGTCTCCGTGTCCattctgctggaagcagaaagtAGAGGTCCTCGTTCAGACATCAGTCCTGATAGCTGCAAGTAGGGTGGCACAGTCAGGTGTTAGAATGGCATTCGTGTGTACTGATAATGTTCACCTTCAGACTGCCGTACTCCTCTTTGCCAACAGATGGTGTGTGTGATGATTATGGGGATGGCAGGATCTGCAAAGTGAGATTTGATGCCAAcggtgctgcagctgtgaagcGGGACTCTCGGGACATCAAACTGCTACCAATGCACCATATGTTGTTGCCCCAGGACAAGGTGCATTATCTGCAGGTGAGCTGAGAGCCAGTAGTGCAGACCCATAACCTACTTCATTCTCTGTCTGTCTCCTATGTTTGTCCTTTAGACTCTTCTCTCATCAGGCCTCAAATACTCCCCTTCTGGCCTGTCTTTGCGCCAAGTCTTTCATCTCCTGCCTTCTTCTCCATCACACAGGTCCCTATCTCACGAAGGATGTCACATGATGAGACTAACATCTTCTCCGCCCACCGCTCTGCTCCATCCTTCCTACACAAGTGGTCTTCATCTGATGACATCCGCATTTCCACCCTCCGCAAGCCTGGAGGCCCTGGATTCCTGCCACCTCAGCTGCACGACTACCAGCACCGCCGGCAGCTTCCAGAAGATGAGCTGACATCCCTTCGGCAGTTTTTAGAGGGCGGGCTGGTGCCCCGGGGGTCCAGCTCCAGCGCCTGCTTCTTCCGAGATGAGATCACCACATTCATCGATGAGACGCCACAGCCCACCCCAGTCTGCAGCCCACGGCACTCCCGTCTCCCACTTGCAGCGTGCCGTGATCGCCGCCTCTCACTcggcagcagggaggaggagagcacTGATCGGCCACGGTGGTGCTCTTTGGCTGGCAGCGAGGCCTGGCGTCTGCAGGATGAGGGGCAGGCTCCACGTGACAGGACCCCTGAGGCCTGTGAGGCACAGGCCCTCCAGGATCCCAAACTATGAGAGACAGTGTCAGAAAAACATTCAGTGCCatcatgatttttaaataaaacttcaaaCCTTCTCCTTATCCCGGGACCTTGATGACTAATTGACATGTTCATCTTTCTCGCCAGCAGGCAGGAAACATGGCACCCCATGGTAAGAGAAGTGCGGCAGATCGAATGGAGCTCCACGGACACGGACAGCCTGTGCCTGCCCTCAGGTTACAAACACCCACCACTGCAATGGCCACTTGGCACCCTTGGCAGTCTTGTCCATTTGTGAACTCCACCTTTGCTTTCACTCTGCCCTAAGAGACGAGGCAAGCACGGAATGGTATTAAAGTTCTATATTTGGAGTGTCAACCGtgtgtctgtttttaaaataatatattagtaataattttgtttctatggaaacaaaaattattCTATGGCCCGATGTTTAATGAATTTCACTGGCTTCTGGAAGGGAAATGCCAAATGTGCGAGGCACGCTTCCTCTCTTGTTAGTGTATCCGGGAGGCAGCAGatgccctgcagcccatgggagGGTACAGCACTCATACTGAAGAGTCATCACTGGGAGAGGGAGTGAAAAGATTCCCTCTCCATTGCAATGCAGACCTAGGCTGCCTACAACTAAACAGGAGCAGCCTCTGTGAGTTTTGAAACAGCGTTGTTTTGAAAACTTAAATCCTCTCCTGAAAGACCCTGACTCATAAGGTAGTGTTTCCACTGGTGCCATCTGTTGATTCCAGTGCAAACTTGATGACTTTGCACAAAACACTGTAGCCAAACTTCTCAGCCAGGCGGCAGCCAGCTCAAAAAAGCTGCCAGATCCTCCATATGGCAGGGCTCCAGGCTTCCACAGCACCAAAGCTGGGAACAGTGAGGGCTAAATCAAGCTCCTTCTAGACACAAAACTCTTGGAAGAGAAGTGTGGTGGGATGTTGGAGACGAGACTTCTTCCTCATGCTGGTTGTAGCTGCAGCCACAAGTGAATGGGATGGCTGCATCGGAGACACTGTGACAGGTGTGTTGTCTTTCACCAGCCAAGCACTCCACTACACAATGGCAGCTTCTGAACTGTAACAGGTCGATGTGTGTCCTTCAGAGATTCTGATCAATACCCCATGACCTCTCCAGTGCCTTTCTGTCAGAGGGCCGAGGTCCTTGAAGGAAGGGTTAGCGGTTACCCCATAGCCTGGTGGATGCGCGGACACAGAACGGCTGCAGGCCGTGTcagggcactgctggcagcacgGGCCCAGCTCGGGGTTGGTCCTCGCAGAGCGGGCAAGTCTGCAGCACCGCTCCCGGGGCCTGACACGAGTGGGAAGCCGCAGCTCTGCGACGGCCGGCTCTCGGCTACCACAAGCACGATGCGAGCCCAGCACGGTGCCCTGCCCCGTTCCCCGTCCCGCAGCGCCGCAGCCCGCTCCCCGCCCGGCCCCCTGGGTGTGTCCAGCCAGGGCCTCCAGTGCCTCCACCCGCCCGCAGACCCCCGCGGCGTCCCGCTCCTCCTCCCGCTCGGCGATGGCCTCGCTCGTCTgcctgctcttcctcctccccgcCGCCACGTCCTCGGCCTCGGGCCGCCTGGTGCCCTACGACCTGCTGTACGCCGACGGCGTGCGGGCTTACTTCGCCCGGGACTGGGGGCGGGCGGCCGAGCTGCTGCAGCGAGCCCTGCACAGCTacgcggggctgcgggcggcccGCCgagcctgcagggctgcctgcctCCGAGAGGCCGCCTTCCTCGGCGCACCGCCGGCCAACGGGCCCTGGGAAGCCGCCCTGTTCGACCGGGTGCTGCAGCGCGCAgactgcctgcagcactgcatggggagCCGGCTGGGAGCGGCGCCCTCCGCGCACCGCGCCAGCCTTGTCATCCAGAGGGACTTCGAGCGGAGAGAGCCCTACAACTACCTCCAGGTGGCCTTCTTCCAGGTGGGCCTGCCCTAGGGAATAGGGAATAGGGTATAGGGTATAGGGTATAGGGAATAGGTGGTGCCGCAGCCGGGCTTGGGGAGCGGGGTGGAGATGCCCAGCACCCTGCACACTGTGGGAGGGCAACACAGGGTGTCTCGCAGTGTGGGCAAACGTGGGTGACAGCCTGGTGCCACTGTCACTGAGgtcagtgggagctgctgtgcagaggggTGGGCCCGAGGAGAAGCTGGAGTGATGTGCACAACCTTTTTGtctctgcagctgaagaaacTGGACCAGGCGGTGTCTGCTGCTCACACGTTCTTTGTGGCCAATCCCCAACACCTCCAGATGCGTGAGGACATAGAGAAATACCGGCGTATGTCCGGGGTGAAGTCGGACAATTTTCGAGATCTAGAGGCCGCACCGCACTGGGTGAGGGTCTGATGCAGAACCAGGCATCAGCATTTCATACCACACTGTAGGGACCAGTGTGCGGCCCTGATCTGATCCCACACGAGGTCCATGGCTTGAGACGAGATGTGTGTGCAGTTATGACACAGACATTGTGTGGTGACAGTATTTGTAAGCTGTGGGGCTTTGGAGAAGTACATTTGGCCCCAGTCCAGTGGAATAGCTATTACTGCATGGTGGGCTGTTTGTGATCCAGGCGGGCCCCTAGGTGTCAGCACCATCCTGGGAGTGACTCAGTCTCAGGGAGTCCTTTGGTGTCACCAGCACTAATGAGAAGCCTGGATCTGTCTTCTGCAGGAAGCATATGAGGCTGGTATGCAGCATTACAATGCGGATGAGTACCTGCAGGCTGTGGACAAACTGGAGGAGTCACTCAGAGAGGCACTGTCAGCACTTGAAGAGTGTCGTGCTCTGTGTGAAGGGCCACTggaggatgaagaggaggaggaggaggatttgCAGCCTGGCCTGTATGAAGCTATTGCAGGTAGTGTTAGAGGCCCAGAGGGATGGGTAAGAAAGCCATTCTTCCTACAGTGGACTTGCCTCATCTTCCAGTGCTCCTGTCTGGCTGTTGGAGCTACTGGCTTTCATGCCTCTCTTTCTTGCAGCCCATTATATTCAGGTGTTGaagtgcaggcagcagtgcgTCCTGGAAATTGCCACAAAGCCAGGGTGGATTTCTGCCATAGAAGATTTCATACCATCTCATCTCGATTTACTGCAGTTTGCATATGATCAAGGTGAGCAGAACTACAAACCAGTGGGTGATGCTGTGGCACCCCTTAACTTTCCACTTACTTCTTGGAGGGCAGCACGTCATGGAGAAATGGCACACTCACCTGAGTTCTGCCTCTGCTCTCCTTCTGTTCCCATCTACCCTGCTCTGCCCAGAACCACcctttgcttgcttgcttggGAAGGGTCTCATGCTTTACTTCAGTATCCATGTGCAGCATTGGTAATGTGGCTGTTTCTACTGTGTGTGGACAA
The Coturnix japonica isolate 7356 chromosome 1, Coturnix japonica 2.1, whole genome shotgun sequence DNA segment above includes these coding regions:
- the GPR162 gene encoding probable G-protein coupled receptor 162, translated to MGDSESESTLHNNSLWWLACGMLALLANSWIILSITAKQQKHKPLELLLCFLAGTHILMAAVPLTTYAVVQLRRESSNYDWNESICKVFVSTYYTLALATCFTVASLSYHRMWMVRWPVNYRLSNAKKQALHAVMGIWMVSFILSTLPSIGWHNNGERYYARGCQFIVSKIGLGFGVCFSLLLLGGIVMGLVCVGITFYQTLWAHRRRRQCCHQRPEEASSCSSAHNTFNVPAIVVEDVRGKRRSSLDGSESAKTSLQMTNLISAIVFLYDTLTGVPILVVSFFSLRYDTAPTWMVLAVLWCSMVQTLLLPSFIWSCERYRADLRTIWEQCVAIMSEEDGDDDGVCDDYGDGRICKVRFDANGAAAVKRDSRDIKLLPMHHMLLPQDKVHYLQVPISRRMSHDETNIFSAHRSAPSFLHKWSSSDDIRISTLRKPGGPGFLPPQLHDYQHRRQLPEDELTSLRQFLEGGLVPRGSSSSACFFRDEITTFIDETPQPTPVCSPRHSRLPLAACRDRRLSLGSREEESTDRPRWCSLAGSEAWRLQDEGQAPRDRTPEACEAQALQDPKL